A window of Quercus robur chromosome 12, dhQueRobu3.1, whole genome shotgun sequence genomic DNA:
TCTTTCATGGAAACCTATTCTCTCCATAACTTGTTCAATAAAGCCCTATTCAATCCTATTGTATGCTTTGCTCATATCTAATTTAATAGCTATGTAACTATCTTTGCCGTCTCTCTTATGGTCAAGGTGGTGCATGAGCTCAAAGGCAACAAGAACATTGTCAGTAATAAGCCTTTCAGAAAGGAATGCACTCTAATTTTCAGAAATAATGTGAGGTAAGATCATTTTAAGGCGATTAGCTAGCACTTTTGATATAAGCTTATAAACAACATTGCTTAGACTTACGGGTCTAAACTCTGTCATTCTAgatggattttttgtttttggaatcaGAGTAATAttagttttgttaatttttgctATAGACATGTTTGAGTTTAGCACATTTAAGACCATGCCAGAAACATCATTACCTACAACATCccaatatttttgaaagaaaatagttGACATACCATTGGGGCCAGGAGCTTTGGTTGGATGCATTTGCTTTAAGGCAACATCAACTTCTTCCCTGGTGAACTCCCTGATTAAGTTATGGTTTATATCTTCAGTGACTCTAGTAGAGATTGAGCTGGTAACCTTAGAGATGCTGCTTAGGTTGGATGTGGTGTAAGCTTTTCAAGATAGGAAATATCAACTTCTACAATGGCTCTAGGGGACTTACActagtttccatcctcatcccTGATTTTAGGCTCcatttggttggggtgaaaatgGGAGGGATGGAAAAGGAGGAGAGGaaatagggaagaaaatatTGTTTTCCCTTGTTTGGTTAGGAGAGAAAACAAGAGGGAAAGAAAACATTGTAGAAAAAAATCACTCCGAGCCCACAAATATTTATCCTTccgatttgggaggaaaacTGAGAAAAGATAAACCAAGTATAGAATTACACAAATACCCTTAAAAGTTGCTATCCAAATCAAGGGAGTCATTATTACTATTGCATTTGGgtatagaaaaaattattaatgtgttttgttttttctaagcCTGGCTCAATGGGTAGAGAGGATGAAAGTGAAACCCAGTGaacatgtgttttgttttgttttgttttttgtttttaatgaaacccagtctacatattttattttttattttgtatttaggttttttttatataaaaaataatttgtgtaattgaaaaaaaagtagagTTAATACTTATAAATGTATTTAATATACTTGAAaggaaatataataaaaaattataatgatttAATAGTTTTATATAGTAGGGGCATGAGagtaaatttatttgaattacattttccatccttccatttttcttctcaaacaaacaaatgagtttttcatctttccattttctatcctcccaaccaaacacatatgagagaaaactaaatcttttccatcctcccctTTTCTATCCCTTCCTCATTTattatcctctcacttttccatccctccaatcaaacagacccttagagatgatgtttttctttttcctctctaaTGCCTTGGAATGGAAGTACTTTGTGTTACGATCTCCCAAACTCAACCATTGAACTTTGGATCGTTGGTGCCACATGATTTCCTGACTATTTAAGAGGTCATTTTTACCACCCAAACTTCCATTATGGTCCCTAAGAACCAGCTCATTGAGAGTCTTTCTGTTGTTATGAATTTGTCTTGGGACTTGTTCAAAAGCAGCCTTATTCCACATTGCAAGATTGGAAGCACATTGCTTGAGGCTCATAGCAATTCCATTAGGAGTATTCAGCTTTGTACACTCATCCTAGGCCACcttgataatatttttacacTCCTCTCTCTTAGTCCACATTGCTTTAAAATGGAACCTTCGCCTTTTAGGTGGCTGTAGAAGAATAGTGTCAAAGACCAATAAGACACAGTGGTTTGATGTAGAGTCAACCAGATGGTGAAATCTTATGTCTTTATAGTGATCAATCCACTCAGGTGTGGTAAGAGCACGATCCAAGCTTAGATACACTTTATCATCCCCTTCTTGCATATTACACCAAGTATAGTCAGGATTGTAGTACCCTAGGTCCTTGAAGCCACATTGATGAATAACAACCCGAAAGTCATCCATTTGCCTCTGCGATCTCCTAACTCCCCCCAAGTTTTCCTCCATAGATACAATTTCGTTGAAGTCCCCAAAACACATCCAGGGAAGTGTGAACTTTATGTTTAGAGCCTAAAGTAGATCCCAAGATTCCTTTCTCCGGTGTGTTTCAGGTTGGCCATAGAACCCGATAATGCGCCATTTAAATCTCGATGAGGGATCAGTGACAATCGCATCTATATGGTTAGCCGAGTAACCCTGAACTTCCACCGTAATGTCTTTTTTCCAGAGTAATGCTAACCCTCCACTTCTTCTTAAGCTTGGTATGATTAAGCCATTAGTGAAGCCtgacttttctttctctttctccatagtctttttcttcaattttgtctCCGTTAAGAAGACGATTTTGGGATCCCATTGTTGCAAAAATTCGTGCAACACTCTAACTATTCGAGGGTCCCCAAGCCCTCAACAGTTCCATCCAAGGGCGATCATGGCTCTTGGCGGTGCTGCAAAGCAACGATCGCCGTTTTATCATAGGGGAAAATATCATCAGAAGCTTGCTTTTCATAAACACGTTTCAAAGCTTTTCCTTCAGAGACAATATGAGTTTCAATATTTTCAGTTCTCTTTTTGCCAACCACCGGATCTAGTACATTTGTGCCCTTTTTTCCTTTGTCTGGGCCTTGTTTTGGGCCCTCAGATGTCCCACAATTTTTTACTTCTATTTTGGGTTTATTGGGTTGGTCACCTCTTGATCTTCCTTATCGAGCACAAGTGGCTTAATTACCTGTAGCTGACTGGGCATCATTGTTCCTTTTGAACAGTTCCCTTACTAAGTCAATTTTAGTTACCTTTTGCTTGTCACATACTTCATGGTCTAACACCGTATCTTACCCCGAAATCTCCAAATTTGTCCCATCTGCTTAGTTTATTCGGCACCATCTGATGTGATGTATCTATTTCCATTTCTGCTACCAAGGCATTTCCACTAGCTAGGTTGTAACTACCGTTTAGACCTTCGTTCCTTTCGCCCTCTGATCAGTGGCGACGCCACATACAAGTCAGGGTGTTcgcaggaacaccctgacctgaaaaaaataaaaataaaaaattttatatttaatctgtttaaggaacaccctcaaatttaaaaaaaaaaaaaaaaaaaaaattatttgttctactttcaagcaaaaaaaaaaaaaaaaaattgtaatagagcCAAGCCCATGGCGAGCCCAACAGATTATAGAGGTAGCAAAcccacatattctcaaaaaaaaaaaaaaaaaaaaaaaaaaaaaaaaaaaaaaaaaaaaaaaaaacctaatacaGAGAATCAGAAATCAAACCCACGGTCACATCGTTGGCAGAGAAAACCAAACCCCAATACAGTCTATATagagcaaaagcaaaacaaactcCAATACAGaggtgtttatcaaaaaaaaaaaaaaaaacccaatacagagcaaaccaaaaccaaaccccaatACAGAGCAAAACAAACCTAGTCGCTCGCAACTCACTCGTTGTCATCACTCACCCCTCATCGCAGATCGCTCTACTTCGGTGCTCGGTGAtccctccctcaaggtatttatctctctctctttctctctgactctctttcactctctcactctctatCTCTTTATCTCATTGAAATGAAAACcatgaaatgaaattaatgaatgagtctctctctctttattctttaagagTCTAACTCAGtaactctttctctttcttttgaacTGTGATCTCTGTTTGGCTGGCCAAATCTTTACTCTTTagctttattaatattttgttttttgtctttttgaatttggctttatcttatccgttggtgttggtcagtgtgtgttggtgttggtaTTGGTGTTTGTGTTGGACCGTTGGTGAGATATtgattgtcttttagtgtaatgtgtattgtgatttgtgattgtgaaattttctgattggcaGCCGGCTAGTGTGATTGGGGGCATCAGGAGGCTTGTGCTTGTCTGTTGAGTGGGGTAGGGGTAGATGGGCTGATGGGCACATAGGGCCGggtaaataataattaaagcagtgtaatgtgctgcacattacactgctttaattattgtgttGCACATGAGATGTGTAATGTCTGGCTCTTTTAGTATAATGTGCACAAGgggctaaacaatataacaaattaaagcagtataattaatgacaaacaaattaaagcaatatagtttattgttacgctaaacaacaataattaaagcaatataattaaccaatacattataaaagacaaataaattaaattatgttaggctaaataataattaataattttataattaatgaaacaacaatataacaaattatagtttataatagacaaacaaattaatgaaacaactaaacaacaataattaataattttattaatattttaaatgaacttatagtttattatttattcttttgctagaattatggacaaatatttgaaaagaaaaccacGTACCCAAGATTCATCTCCTGTGCAAGAtttatcttcatcttctaagcAAATTCGAATTGACTTTAACTTAGAAAATCTTCCTTCAAATCCTGGGCTACGAGAAAAGATATCATCTTATCATCCTAATCATCATGATGaaataagaagatattatttataaaaaggcCCTTGTCAACCTGTTTCACTCTGTGATGAGTACCCTATATCATATTTTTCTGGAAAGCCCCGTCAATTTATATCCAAATGGTATAGATACTGGTTGGAATATAGTGTAGACAAGGATGccgtattttgtttttattgctaCCTATTTGGGTAAGATGTTGGTAAGTAAGGAGGAGGTGATACTTTTGTAacgaagggattcaaactttggaaTAAGAAAGAGAAGTTAAATTCCCATGTTGAAGGAGTTAATAGTGCTCATAACCAAGCTATCCAAAAGAGAGAAGATCTATTGAAGGAAAAGCAACACATTCAAAGTGTTTTGGTTAAGCaatcaaatcaagataaaaTTGAATATCGAGTTCAATTAAATGCAATAGTTGATTGCATACAATTCCTTTTATGCCGGGGATTAGCTTTTCGTGGTCACGATGAATCTCAAGGTTCAAGTGATAAAGGAAATTTCCTTGAGCTTCTACAATTTTTGGGAGATCACAATGAATCTATCAATGAAGTGTTGCAAAAAGTTCTGAAAAATTGCAAGCTTACCCACCCTAATATTCAAAAAGACATTGTGAATGCAATTGCACGTGAAACATCCAAAGCCATCATCAAGGATCTTGACAATGGGTTCTTTTCAATATTAGTTGATGAGTCACGTGATATCTCAGTGAAAGAACAAATGGCCCCCGTTCTTCGTTATGTGAACAAAAAAGGAATTATTAATGAGCGGTTCCTTGGTATCGTACATTTAGCAAGTACCACCGCTTTGTCACTCAAACATGCTATTGAGTGTTTACTTTGTGAACATAATTTGAGTTTATCGAACCTATATGAGCAAGGTTATGACGGGGCTAGTAATATGTAAGATGATATCAATGgtctcaaaactttaattttgaaagagaataagTCACCATTTTATGTCCATTGTTTTGCTCATCAACTTCAATTGACACTTGTTGCTGTTgctaaaaatcacattaacattgctgaatttttttatgtggttagTAATTTAGTAACTGTTGTTGGAGGCTTTTGTAAGAGACGAGATGCTCTTCGAGATACACAATTtgccaaaattaaagaagatttaGAGAATGGTGTACGTAGAAGTGGGCAAGGTTTGAATCAAGAGACAA
This region includes:
- the LOC126708262 gene encoding uncharacterized protein LOC126708262, translated to MPYFVFIATYLGKMLKEKLNSHVEGVNSAHNQAIQKREDLLKEKQHIQSVLVKQSNQDKIEYRVQLNAIVDCIQFLLCRGLAFRGHDESQGSSDKGNFLELLQFLGDHNESINEVLQKVLKNCKLTHPNIQKDIVNAIARETSKAIIKDLDNGFFSILVDESRDISVKEQMAPVLRYVNKKGIINERFLGIVHLASTTALSLKHAIECLLCEHNLSLSNLYEQGYDGASNINLVTVVGGFCKRRDALRDTQFAKIKEDLENGVRRSGQGLNQETNLKRPGDTRWGSYYETILNLILMFSAVVDALEIIEKDGISDQKVEAQSIMRFCNLCLLRNTEEKISGVATASDCIDFTGISAIV